A region from the Pempheris klunzingeri isolate RE-2024b chromosome 17, fPemKlu1.hap1, whole genome shotgun sequence genome encodes:
- the mrps7 gene encoding small ribosomal subunit protein uS7m, giving the protein MASSFSGLLKPWTPRVFLVRWSRYNPYYLEPEVSKEAYSKPEAELSAEEKAQRDLKALRPIKAATSGITSSVFSDPEFSKFVNMMMEHGNKVLAKEILTQTLESIKRKQVEKYHKAPEGKKEEIECNPYKIFHQALENCKPIVGLVSIQKGGKYYQVPIPLTDNRRRFLTMKWMITECRENKHRRTHMYEKLSQELLAAYMKEGNVIKKKHEMHKMAEANRAYAHYRWW; this is encoded by the exons ATGGCGTCCTCCTTCTCGGGACTGTTAAAACCTTGGACACCAAG GGTGTTCCTGGTGAGATGGAGCAGATACAACCCTTACTATCTAGAGCCAGAGGTCAGCAAGGAGGCCTACAGCAAAccagaggcagagctgagcGCTGAGGAGAAGGCGCAGCGGGACCTCAAAGCGCTCAGACCCATCAAAGCAGCGACCAGCGGAATCACCAGCTCCGTTTTCAGCGACCCCGAATTCAG TAAATTCGTCAACATGATGATGGAACATGGAAACAAGGTTTTGGCCAAAGAGATCTTGACACAG ACTTTGGAGAGCATAAAGAGGAAGCAGGTGGAGAAATACCACAAAGCTCCAGAGGGGAAGAAGGAAGAGATCGAGTGTAACCCCTACAAAATTTTTCACCAGGCTCTGGAGAACTGTAAGCCCATCGTGGGCCTGGTCAGCATACAGAAAGGTGGAAAGTACTACCAG GTGCCCATCCCTCTCACGGACAACCGACGCCGCTTCCTCACCATGAAATGGATGATCACAGAGTGCAGGGAGAACAAACACAGACGCACGCACATGTATGAAAAACTCTCCCAGGAACTGCTGGCAGCCTATATGAAGGAGGGCAACGTTATCAAGAAGAAGCATGAAATGCACAAGATGGCTGAAGCCAACAGAGCCTACGCTCACTACCGCTGGTGGTAG
- the mif4gdb gene encoding MIF4G domain-containing protein B, protein MENSTDDYRIQSFDLDTQMLLKTALKDPSSVNLEKVSNIIMDQSLKDQVFSKEAGRICYTIVQAEAKQNNGNVFRRNLLNRLQQEFKDREETRERSLQEWVCYVTFICNIFDYLKVNNMPMVALVHPVFDCLMRLAQPDALMNDEEVDCLVLQLHRIGEQLEKVNSQRMDELFFLLRDGFLLQEGLTSMARLLLLEILEFRAGSWMLSSTAHKYYYSEIAD, encoded by the exons ATGGAAAACTCCACTGATGACTACAGGATCCAGTCGTTTGACCTGGacacacagatgctgctgaaaacagcctTGAAAG atCCAAGTTCGGTGAACCTGGAGAAGGTGTCAAATATCATCATGGATCAGTCTTTAAAGGACCAGGTGTTCAGCAAAGAGGCCGGACGCATCTGCTACACCATCGTACAG GCCGAGGCCAAGCAGAACAACGGAAATGTGTTCAGGAGGAACTTGCTCAATCGGCTCCAGCAAGAGTTCAAGGACCGCGAGGAGACGAGGGAGCGCTCGCTGCAGGAGTGGGTGTGCTACGTCACGTTCATCTGTAACATCTTCGACTACCTCAAG GTGAACAACATGCCAATGGTGGCTCTAGTCCATCCTGTGTTTGACTGTCTGATGAGGCTGGCCCAACCAGATGCCCTGATGAATGACGaggag GTGGACTGcctggtgctgcagctgcatcGCATCGGCGAGCAGCTGGAGAAGGTGAACAGCCAGCGGATGGACGAGCTGTTCTTCCTGCTGCGGGACGGCTTTCTGCTCCAGGAGGGCCTCACCTCCATGGcccgtctgctgctgctggagatccTGGAGTTCAGAGCCGGGAGCTGGATGCTCAGCAGCACTGCCCACAAGTACTACTACAGCGAAATTGCCGACTAG
- the slc25a19 gene encoding mitochondrial thiamine pyrophosphate carrier isoform X1: MVGYDPGAQGAALSPEEAALAGSAAGMVTRALISPFDVLKIRFQLQIERVSSQRREGKYWGIYQASRCIHSEEGLSAFWKGHIPAQLLSICFGAVQFASFEFMTEVVHKMTSYDSQTAGVHFVCGGMAACSATVVCQPLDTLRTRFAAQGEPKVYRNLRHAVSTMCRSEGALTFYRGLFPTLMAVFPYAGLQFFFYNVFKKLLAPPPKAGKSGGSLTSLVCGSGAGIISKTITYPFDLFKKRLQVGGFEAARAHFGQVRTYRGLVDCMVQIAKEEGVRGFFKGLSPSLVKAALSTGFTFFWYEFFLNAMRNLKERDGTNGLAKDVGER, from the exons ATGGTGGGCTATGACCCCGGGGCTCAGGGTGCAGCTCTCTCCCCGGAGGAGGCAGCCCTGGCTGGGTCAGCTGCTGGGATGGTCACCCGCGCCCTCATCAGCCCCTTTGATGTGCTTAAAATCAGATTTCAG CTGCAGATTGAGCGTGTGTCTTCACAGAGGCGGGAGGGGAAGTACTGGGGAATATATCAGGCATCCCGCTGCATTCATTCAGAGGAGGGACTCTCTGCTTTCTGGAAAGGCCACATCCCTGCACAGCTCCTCTCCATCTGCTTCGGGGCTGTCCAG TTTGCCAGTTTTGAGTTTATGACTGAGGTGGTGCACAAGATGACGTCCTATGACAGCCAGACAGCAGGAGTTCACTTTGTGTGTGGTGGTATGGCTGCCTGCTCTGCCACAGTGGTCTGCCAGCCTCTGGACACACTGCGGACACGCTTTGCAGCTCAGGGAGAACCCAAG GTGTACAGGAACCTGCGACATGCCGTGTCTACTATGTGCCGCTCAGAGGGAGCACTGACATTTTACCGCGGCCTGTTTCCAACACTGATGGCAGTGTTTCCTTACGCTGGGCTGCAGTTCTTCTTCTACAATGTCTTTAAAAAGCTGTTGGCTCCACCACCCAAAGCTGGAAAGTCAGGAG GAAGCCTGACAAGCCTGGTCTGTGGCAGCGGAGCTGGAATCATCAGTAAAACGATCACATACCCCTTTGATCTCTTCAAGAAGAGGCTGCAGGTGGGGGGCTTTGAGGCAGCCAGAGCTCACTTTGGACAG GTGAGGACTTACAGAGGCCTGGTGGACTGCATGGTTCAGATCGCCAAAGAGGAGGGCGTCCGAGGCTTCTTCAAAGGCCTCTCGCCCAGCCTCGTCAAGGCTGCACTGTCAACAGGCTTCACTTTCTTTTGGTATGAATTTTTCCTCAATGCTATGCGCAACCTCAAAGAGAGAGACGGAACAAACGGCCTCGCCAAAGACGTAGGGGAAAGATAA
- the slc25a19 gene encoding mitochondrial thiamine pyrophosphate carrier isoform X2, which produces MVGYDPGAQGAALSPEEAALAGSAAGMVTRALISPFDVLKIRFQLQIERVSSQRREGKYWGIYQASRCIHSEEGLSAFWKGHIPAQLLSICFGAVQFASFEFMTEVVHKMTSYDSQTAGVHFVCGGMAACSATVVCQPLDTLRTRFAAQGEPKVYRNLRHAVSTMCRSEGALTFYRGLFPTLMAVFPYAGLQFFFYNVFKKLLAPPPKAGKSGGSLTSLVCGSGAGIISKTITYPFDLFKKRLQVRTYRGLVDCMVQIAKEEGVRGFFKGLSPSLVKAALSTGFTFFWYEFFLNAMRNLKERDGTNGLAKDVGER; this is translated from the exons ATGGTGGGCTATGACCCCGGGGCTCAGGGTGCAGCTCTCTCCCCGGAGGAGGCAGCCCTGGCTGGGTCAGCTGCTGGGATGGTCACCCGCGCCCTCATCAGCCCCTTTGATGTGCTTAAAATCAGATTTCAG CTGCAGATTGAGCGTGTGTCTTCACAGAGGCGGGAGGGGAAGTACTGGGGAATATATCAGGCATCCCGCTGCATTCATTCAGAGGAGGGACTCTCTGCTTTCTGGAAAGGCCACATCCCTGCACAGCTCCTCTCCATCTGCTTCGGGGCTGTCCAG TTTGCCAGTTTTGAGTTTATGACTGAGGTGGTGCACAAGATGACGTCCTATGACAGCCAGACAGCAGGAGTTCACTTTGTGTGTGGTGGTATGGCTGCCTGCTCTGCCACAGTGGTCTGCCAGCCTCTGGACACACTGCGGACACGCTTTGCAGCTCAGGGAGAACCCAAG GTGTACAGGAACCTGCGACATGCCGTGTCTACTATGTGCCGCTCAGAGGGAGCACTGACATTTTACCGCGGCCTGTTTCCAACACTGATGGCAGTGTTTCCTTACGCTGGGCTGCAGTTCTTCTTCTACAATGTCTTTAAAAAGCTGTTGGCTCCACCACCCAAAGCTGGAAAGTCAGGAG GAAGCCTGACAAGCCTGGTCTGTGGCAGCGGAGCTGGAATCATCAGTAAAACGATCACATACCCCTTTGATCTCTTCAAGAAGAGGCTGCAG GTGAGGACTTACAGAGGCCTGGTGGACTGCATGGTTCAGATCGCCAAAGAGGAGGGCGTCCGAGGCTTCTTCAAAGGCCTCTCGCCCAGCCTCGTCAAGGCTGCACTGTCAACAGGCTTCACTTTCTTTTGGTATGAATTTTTCCTCAATGCTATGCGCAACCTCAAAGAGAGAGACGGAACAAACGGCCTCGCCAAAGACGTAGGGGAAAGATAA